DNA from Balaenoptera acutorostrata chromosome 14, mBalAcu1.1, whole genome shotgun sequence:
CAGTTTTCTTCCTCTGTAGCATTTGACACGAGCCCCCCTTCCATGACCTCCACCCCCAATCATACTCCTCCCTTTGGCTTTTATTATATATCATCTTTCTGTATATTCTTATCTGCTCCTGTAGCTTCACCTGTTACCTCTCTGGCAATAGCAAATTTGAACTTTAGCCCTGAAATCCTGACAATTATCCTTTGAGATCTTCCTggtacatccaaaaaaaaaaaaaaatttctcttcctCACCACCACCAACATGCATAACTGAAACTATTTTTTActcttaaaagtttattttcagaattataattaaattatccAAGCCAGAGACAAGGAGTTTATAATCTCATAGGAGATAATGTATTTTATAGAATTGAACCTGAAAATGTTCTTTTTGGTCCCCACCTCAAGTCCCAGCAATTTATTCGTTGCCAGGCACTTTATATGCCATGTACTCTAGGACATGAGCACTCTCTCTGACCTTCTGTTCTTTTCTGATTCCACGCTGCTTGTCATCTCGGTCGAGAGAGGGTATATATGCATTGGATGGTAACAGGTCTTAGGTTACATGAGGCTCAAGACTTAACAGCTAATGTTTCTTGATCActtatgtgccagacaccgtgAAAagccttttctcatttaattcttgcaGTGAAATTATGTTGTAGTCACCAGTATTATTCTTACTTTACAGGTGAGCAAACGGAGGCATAGAGAAATCAAAATGAGGCAGTTTGCCCAAGATCATAGAAACTGATGGATTCAGGATTCaatcccaggcagtctgactccagagcccgcACACTCAGCCACTCAGTTTCACTGCCTTTCCACATAGATTATTGCTAGTTCAAAGGTATTGCTTGAGATAGCTCATGCCTTACATTATAGACTCACTGAAATATGAGTAACTTCTTCCCTCTTATTCTTAATTACTGAAGGCTAACTGCACAACAGGTGCTTTGAATGAGGAGCCAGGATACAAATTCTAGAGTGAAAATGGGTGACCTGAAATAATGACGTTGAAAGAAGAGAACTAGAAAATGGAAAACtaggagagagagcaagagaaaacctATCATTCCTCAATGAGTTATATCTACCAAGTGAACCAAATGTCTGTGCCAGGCGCAATGAAGAGAGCTAGAGAAATAATTTATCCTTCTCCTGAAAGAGCTTGCAATTTGgccatcatttcattttaatgggTCTGTTAAGGACAGTGCAGAGATTAGACAGGTGAGATTAGCCAGGTCGCCGTGAAAACATCTGAGTTTGTAACTGTAGAATATTCTGCAGGCTATGAAGTTTTCCTTCTTGGGCCACAGGTGAAGAAGTGTAATCTTCTTGACTCAGAGCTAAGTCTTTATGCAGAGGAATCACCATCATCAGTAATTAGCCCTGTTACAGAAAGAGATTGATCGAGTCCCCTCAACACTTTTGTAAAATTCTTGCCTTGTTTAATTCTCCCACTGTTGGCTCTCATGTTGGTGATGTTTATTTGCCTGGGCCAAGAGGATTCCTCCATTCAGCAGATACCTACTGAACACCTACGCTGTGTTCAATACTCCAGGGGTAGTGTTTTGGCTGAGAGGGctagctctggagccagacagccagggttcaaatcctgtctctacCATTTTCTCGGTGAGTGATCTTGggtaatttacttaattttaagtaaattttatataattaattttatttccaaataaagatcAAGAATTTTATCTTTAAGTTTAATAATAGCTActagatatattttaataatagttattataatGACACAAACACTGCCTTCTTAGAATTTATAAGTCATCAGGGGTCATAATGACCAACAGTTGTTCAGAACAGGCACTGTTAAGAACCTTACATGTATTGCCTCACTTAATCCCCACACCAACCCTACAGCTACGTCCTGCTATTATTTCTATCTcacaagtgaagaaactgaagcttcagGAGGTTAGGTAGTGTGGCCATTGTTGCAGACCTGGAATTCAAACCTCCATTTGGTTTGACTCTGTCATCTGAGATCTTAACAATTTCACTCTGCTAACCCTTAACTTACTCTTGACTTTTAGAAATACTTATCTGTTTCCTTTTGGATTGCTGACTatcaaaacatatatataaagttcAGTGAGAGATGCCTAGCCGCGCTGTACATTTTCCATACTTTAGTTAACTGTTTTAGAATGTCAATTGCTGAAGGCCAGAACCTGATCGCTTACCTGACCTTATTTTACATCTAGCTTCATACAAAAACTTTCAGGCATTCAAGAGACACAAtttcttttccatagtgactatTTTTGGCAATGTTGGTTATTTTAGCAAGCAATTTGTTTATGATCAGGGTGATAGTATTTTGAGCAGCACTGAAAGTAGCAGTATAGGAATCTCAGGACTTGGGGAGGTAAGATAATCAAAACTTCCACCCGAGGAGAGGTGACATGTCCCTGGCAGTGGTGGATGAAGGGTTTGGTGATGGAAAGTTCAAGACTCAGACCTCCACCTTAAGAGCTACTCCTCAAGGCAACTGACACAGATTGAAGAGTGCAGGATGttagagaattttctttcttcctttgcgAGAAGATTGATGTTCTCTACGTACTAATTAAATTTACATGCACCATTACCTCCTAAACCTTGAAGTGTGGGGATTAATGATGAGTGATTATGATACCGTCACATGCTTTCCATCACATCTTAAAATGCCTCTCTTGCCTGAAGGACTAGGATGTATGAGGTAGGCAAGATGACTTTCTGTTTCAGGATGCAGGAATCTGGGGTTCTGTGAACACACTAGTTTATCTGTCACCATCCCTTTCTTTACAGGGACAAAATAGGAATGATTACACTTGCCATAACCCTGGTTGCAAGTTTAATGACATGACATTTGACCATCTGTTTACAGTTTTTAAGTGGGAGCTGCTAAATAGAGATTCAAACTGGTGATATCTTATTTGGGGCCAAGTGTTCTCATTTGCCCTCAAACTGGAGAGAAGATATTACTACTTGCCCTTAGGAAAGCAGCTACAGAaagaactataattttaaaaaccacatgTTCTCAGGGGTTTtttaataagaaaggaaaatttggAATTAAAGGGATCACATCcgcataaaaatgaaaacatgcctAGTCTAAGATTATCTGCTAACACTGGAAAATGTAATCAGGAAAAAGGATACACAGATCCCATCGGGAGAGGAAGGAAATATGAGCAAAGGATGGTTTGAGGGAGgggttttcaaatttgtttttagtACTTTAATGACATCATCCAACTTAAGAAATATTACTGGTTTTTGATACTGCTAAAATAACTATTAACCTCTCATATTAATCTAACATTTGCTGGGTACATTATTAACACGTAGTCTATCAAATCACAGGGCAGTTTCATTCATTTCAATTACAGCGGAATAAACAGGCTCAATCCAGGACCCAGCTTCTCACGTCCCAGTCACTTTCAGCTTCCTGaaggttttggtttggtttggtttggtttggtttggctttggtttttttttttttttttttttttttttttttatcttaagaCCCCAGTTTCATGGTAAATTTACATCATGCCATCAAATATCTATTAAGGCTTGACATTTGCCAAACACTGTGATAGCACAATGTTGGCACATTTCCTTAGTAGAAGCTCAGTGGATGAGGAGtgagtgcacacacactcacaggaaCACACgggcacgtgcacacacacacacacgtacctgTCAGGTTGAGACGGCAGACCAAGAAACACATTGTAATGTTTGTGAATCTATCGGcctgagagacagagacaagcaATCACATGTCCAAATTGCTGATTCACAGCTTGCCTGTCCGCAAGGGGCTGCAGTTAAGGGTGCCCAGGGCAGGCCTTCAGAGCCTAGCACGTCATCCACATTGCTGGAAAAATCAAATTTTGCCATGTTCACCACGGAAGATATCTTAAGGGGGGTGCTTATTGAGAAGCACCTACATATCAAAAAGATGTGTGGCTCTAGGCCTTCCAGAAAAATGGGCGGCACATGGACTTGTTCCAAATGTGTGCCATGGGAAAGGACTCCAACCCCGGCCTTGTGTGGCTTCTCACTTACCCTCCATCAGCTTGATCCTGAAGTAGGCAATGAGAAGGAACAGCAGCAAAGTCACGGGCAGGAAGATGCCCGAGAGCAGGAACCAGCCTGGGAGCTCTCGCAGGAACTCCGACAGCACGGGGCTCATTGCCATATCACACAGCCCACCGGTCCCCCCTCAACCCCGGGCCGGCGGGGTTCGCACCCAGGTGAGGGCAGCTCCGCTGAGTCCACACTTGTTTTCTTCTGGGGCTCTGGCCTTTGCTCAGCACATCTCAGTGGAACTTTTGGTGGACTTTGCTCTATTTAAACAGCCCCATGAATTCTGAGAGGATTGCTGGCAGGTTACTCTGTAACTCAGCTACAAAGTGTAGAGGAATTGAAAGGTGATTCTCCCAGGCCATTCCAGAGATGAGTATTTATCTGGCAAGGTTGGGAATGACACCAAGAGGCCTAAATTTCTTTGTATTCAGTTTATCTGATATGAAAAGTACCTGACTTTAAGCAAACCTCCTTGTTGTATATATTCTACCAATATATGCCCAGACGTAGGAAGaatttttcctacattttctaaatttcagagaaaatattAATTAGTAGCTATGTTAATGTACCTGTGTCTAGAAAAAGTGAATTTTCCTTCATACATAGTTTATACAACTAATAGCAAGgaaggagaaacaatattctttcCATACGTAAAAACTCTTCCTAATATGTCCTACTCTGAATGCTTTTCTGAGAGGTACACTGGTTTATTCAgttattcaacaaaaatttaattcTACTACAACCCAACCTCTTGACTAGATGCTGGGTGTACAAGAAAAAGTCATGGTACCTTCCCTCTGAGAGTGGAggcagacacagagacagagaatggCCATAAGACATAATGGTGGAATGGATGGTAATATGGGCCCTGTTCCTTCTCCCCACCGTGCATCGGTTTGTGCTTGCTGCTTTAGTAGCTGGCACTCCCAGCTGTGTCCTGCTCACACAGTCCTGTGGCCCACCCTTAGCAGTAGAAGGTGCCCCCTGAATGATAGTGTTGTGGCTGGTGTGGTAACTACCAAGTTTCTGGGAAAAGATTAAAGGGATAATAGACTATGTTGGCACTGGTTTATAAACTGAGTTGAGTTGCCATCCACTGCTTTAGTGAAAAAATTGTGAAGATACTGGCCTACTAAACTAAAACCAACTAAAAAATCCTTCCTATCGTTAAAAGGCGTCCTGGAGAATTTGGAAAATTTGGGGAGGGAGATTGGCATCCACCTCCGTGGGCTGATTTCTCTTCTCATGTTGTTACCCTGTCCCCCATGGCCACTTGGGTGAGTGGCTGCCCTATCAAGCTGCTGTCAATGCCTCCTGAATTCTTCCATCAAGGGTTTTGCATGGCCATG
Protein-coding regions in this window:
- the SMLR1 gene encoding small leucine-rich protein 1: MAMSPVLSEFLRELPGWFLLSGIFLPVTLLLFLLIAYFRIKLMEVNEELSQTPDHQHNHKASSSRYQRKKQT